From the Oleiphilus messinensis genome, one window contains:
- the gspM gene encoding type II secretion system protein GspM, whose translation MSVKDQLIKMPVIQQVVKYYGGLAARDQKVLQLLAVVVSIVLIYAMIWLPSQRYFEDAHRDMLDSQAVLQFVQSNVKNAKMMSENSAGRGQSLAADEFVSTVSGSASRQSLEVKRLEPSGDRKLRVWLEGASFNSLVLWLQDLNKKHGIGVAEISVDKDDKPGIVNARMTLQY comes from the coding sequence ATGTCAGTTAAAGATCAGTTGATTAAGATGCCGGTAATTCAGCAGGTAGTAAAATACTACGGCGGATTGGCGGCCAGAGACCAAAAAGTTTTGCAGCTGCTTGCAGTAGTCGTTTCAATTGTTTTGATTTACGCAATGATTTGGCTACCTTCACAACGCTACTTCGAAGATGCACACCGGGATATGCTTGACAGTCAGGCGGTATTGCAATTTGTTCAATCGAACGTGAAAAATGCAAAAATGATGTCTGAGAACAGTGCAGGGCGTGGCCAGTCACTTGCCGCGGATGAGTTCGTCTCCACTGTTTCGGGGTCTGCCTCCAGACAAAGTCTGGAAGTAAAGCGCCTGGAACCCAGCGGTGATCGAAAGTTACGTGTTTGGCTCGAGGGGGCGTCTTTCAATAGTCTGGTTTTGTGGTTGCAAGATTTGAACAAAAAGCATGGTATTGGCGTTGCTGAGATATCCGTGGACAAAGATGATAAACCCGGTATTGTGAATGCCAGAATGACGTTGCAATATTAA